A window from Sphingobium sp. EM0848 encodes these proteins:
- a CDS encoding YbaK/EbsC family protein encodes MSAESVRAFFSAHAPEVTIIDQGVSTATVHEAAEALGVIPARIAKTLSLRVGDTVALVVARGDARLHNGKAKAALGAKPRMLGLEEVEELTGHVVGGVCPFGLAAPLPVYCDISLQAFETVFPAAGSRTTSVELTPARLAELTEAQWIDICTLPEGS; translated from the coding sequence ATGAGCGCGGAGTCGGTTCGCGCCTTTTTCTCCGCCCACGCGCCGGAGGTCACCATCATCGACCAGGGGGTGAGCACCGCCACGGTCCATGAAGCGGCCGAAGCGCTGGGCGTGATTCCGGCGCGGATCGCCAAGACCCTGTCCCTGCGGGTCGGGGATACCGTCGCGCTGGTGGTGGCGCGGGGCGATGCGCGGCTGCACAATGGCAAGGCGAAGGCGGCGCTGGGCGCCAAACCAAGGATGCTCGGGCTTGAGGAGGTCGAGGAACTGACGGGGCACGTCGTCGGAGGCGTCTGCCCCTTCGGGCTGGCCGCCCCCCTGCCCGTCTATTGCGACATATCCTTGCAGGCGTTCGAGACGGTCTTTCCCGCTGCGGGGTCGCGGACCACATCAGTGGAACTGACCCCCGCGCGGCTGGCGGAACTGACCGAAGCGCAGTGGATCGATATTTGCACCCTTCCTGAAGGGAGTTGA
- the galE gene encoding UDP-glucose 4-epimerase GalE, with protein sequence MSEKPTVLVTGGAGYIGSHAVLALRDAGYGVVVIDNLVTGFRWAVPDDVAFVEGDISDQPLVQKTLRDHGVKAVMHFAGSVVVPESVENPLKYYHNNSAKTRDLIESVVTVGVPHFIFSSTAATYGIPEESPVKETTPQRPINPYGMSKLMTEYMLRDVSAAHAMNFCALRYFNVAGADPAGRTGQSTAGATHLIKVAVEAALGKRSHVSVFGTDFDTPDGTGVRDYIHVTDLAAAHVLALEALMTRPEQNYLLNCGYGRGFSVLEVLDAVDRVTNLKIDRRMEGRRAGDPDALISDNRAIMGEFPWKPQYADLDQIVTHALAWERKLTEIQGQ encoded by the coding sequence ATGAGCGAAAAGCCGACGGTTCTGGTGACTGGCGGGGCCGGTTATATTGGCAGCCATGCCGTTCTGGCGCTGCGCGACGCGGGCTATGGCGTCGTGGTGATCGACAATCTGGTGACCGGCTTTCGCTGGGCGGTGCCCGACGATGTGGCTTTCGTCGAGGGCGATATCTCGGACCAGCCGCTGGTGCAGAAGACGCTGCGCGATCATGGCGTGAAGGCGGTGATGCACTTTGCCGGGTCGGTGGTCGTGCCGGAATCGGTCGAAAACCCGCTGAAATATTATCACAACAACAGCGCCAAGACCCGCGACCTGATCGAGAGCGTGGTGACGGTCGGCGTGCCGCATTTCATCTTTTCATCCACCGCCGCGACCTATGGCATTCCGGAGGAAAGCCCGGTCAAGGAAACGACGCCGCAGCGGCCGATCAACCCCTACGGCATGTCGAAGCTGATGACCGAGTATATGCTGCGTGATGTGAGTGCGGCGCATGCGATGAACTTCTGCGCGTTGCGCTATTTCAACGTGGCGGGCGCCGATCCGGCCGGGCGGACGGGGCAGTCGACGGCGGGCGCGACACACCTGATCAAGGTCGCGGTGGAAGCTGCTCTGGGCAAGCGGAGCCATGTTTCGGTGTTCGGCACCGATTTCGACACACCAGATGGCACCGGGGTGCGCGACTATATTCATGTCACTGATCTGGCGGCCGCGCATGTGCTGGCGCTGGAGGCGCTGATGACCAGGCCGGAACAGAATTATCTGCTCAATTGCGGTTATGGGCGCGGCTTTTCCGTGCTGGAGGTACTGGATGCCGTCGACCGGGTGACGAACCTGAAGATCGACCGGCGAATGGAAGGTCGGCGGGCGGGCGACCCCGACGCGCTGATCTCCGATAACCGGGCGATCATGGGTGAGTTTCCGTGGAAGCCGCAATATGCCGATCTCGACCAGATCGTGACCCACGCCCTGGCCTGGGAACGCAAGCTGACCGAGATTCAGGGACAATGA
- the hemB gene encoding porphobilinogen synthase, translating to MTQASYPALRLRRTRASAWSRAMHAENRLSPSDFIWPLFVTEGRQVEEPIKSLPGVSRWSVDLMVERAKEAQAVGIPCLALFPNTQPERRSDDGAEALNPDNLMCRAIRAIKDAVPNIGILTDVALDPYTAHGQDGLLDEEGYVVNDATIDMLIGQSLNQAAAGADIIAPSDMMDGRVGAIREALEEEGHANVQIMAYAAKYASAFYGPFRDAVGSSGLLKGNKKTYQMDPANSAEALREVALDIAEGADSVMVKPGLPYLDIIARVKDRFEVPVFAYQVSGEYAMLEAAVAVGAGDRDALVLETLMAFKRAGCSGVLTYHALHAARLLER from the coding sequence ATGACCCAAGCTTCCTATCCGGCGCTTCGTCTGCGCCGCACCCGCGCGTCGGCCTGGAGCCGGGCGATGCACGCCGAAAACCGCCTTTCGCCGAGCGACTTCATCTGGCCGCTGTTCGTGACCGAAGGGCGGCAAGTGGAGGAGCCGATCAAGTCGCTTCCCGGCGTGTCGCGCTGGTCGGTGGACCTGATGGTGGAGCGCGCGAAGGAAGCGCAGGCCGTGGGCATTCCCTGCCTTGCCCTTTTCCCCAATACCCAGCCCGAGCGCCGCAGCGATGACGGCGCCGAAGCGCTGAACCCCGACAATCTGATGTGCCGCGCCATCCGCGCCATCAAGGACGCGGTGCCCAATATCGGCATTCTGACCGATGTGGCGCTCGATCCCTATACGGCCCATGGTCAGGACGGCCTGCTCGACGAAGAGGGCTATGTCGTCAATGACGCGACCATCGATATGCTGATCGGCCAGTCGCTCAACCAGGCGGCGGCGGGCGCGGACATCATCGCCCCCAGCGACATGATGGACGGCCGCGTCGGCGCCATCCGCGAGGCGCTGGAGGAGGAAGGCCATGCCAATGTGCAGATCATGGCCTATGCCGCCAAATATGCGAGCGCCTTTTACGGCCCGTTCCGCGATGCGGTCGGCTCCAGCGGTCTGCTGAAGGGCAACAAGAAGACCTATCAGATGGACCCCGCCAACAGCGCGGAAGCGTTGCGCGAAGTCGCCCTTGATATCGCCGAGGGTGCCGACAGCGTGATGGTGAAGCCGGGCCTGCCCTATCTCGACATCATCGCGCGGGTGAAGGATCGGTTCGAAGTGCCCGTCTTCGCCTATCAGGTGTCGGGCGAATATGCGATGCTGGAGGCCGCCGTCGCCGTGGGGGCAGGGGACCGTGACGCACTGGTGCTGGAAACGCTGATGGCGTTCAAGCGGGCCGGCTGTTCGGGTGTCCTTACCTACCACGCGCTCCACGCCGCGCGCCTGCTGGAGCGTTGA
- the glk gene encoding glucokinase, translated as MTEIIAADIGGTNARFARARLDARGVPTLGKVRKYKVADYPSLQSCWAAFAQDEGGDLPTSASIAFATAIGREVIKLTNSSWTVRPDTLDEELGLKHLRLVNDFEAVAHAVARLPQENLPLLLGEDRPFPRDGGVTILGPGTGLGVAMIAFDDGEPHVIATEGGHLDFAPLDPLEEKILAYLRDKFLRVSTERIVSGPGLNNIYKAMATIGHERVILMEDAELWQAAIDGTDEFARAAFERFCMSYGSVAGDLALAQGPHSVVLAGGLTQRMREWLPHSGFHQRFTAKGRFESLMKSVPIRLALHDEIGLYGATAAFREKKTCS; from the coding sequence ATGACTGAAATCATCGCAGCCGATATCGGTGGAACCAATGCCCGCTTCGCGCGCGCCAGACTGGACGCGCGGGGGGTGCCGACGCTGGGCAAGGTGCGCAAATATAAGGTGGCCGATTATCCCAGCCTTCAGAGCTGCTGGGCGGCCTTTGCGCAGGATGAAGGCGGCGATCTGCCGACTTCGGCGTCCATCGCCTTCGCTACCGCCATCGGGCGCGAGGTGATCAAACTGACCAACAGCAGCTGGACGGTCCGTCCCGATACACTGGATGAGGAACTGGGCCTGAAGCACCTTCGTCTGGTCAATGATTTCGAGGCGGTGGCCCATGCCGTCGCCCGGTTGCCGCAGGAAAATCTGCCTTTGCTGCTCGGGGAGGACAGGCCTTTCCCGCGTGACGGCGGGGTGACGATCCTTGGTCCCGGCACGGGTCTTGGCGTGGCGATGATCGCCTTCGACGATGGCGAGCCGCACGTCATCGCGACCGAGGGCGGGCATCTGGACTTCGCGCCGCTCGACCCGCTGGAGGAGAAGATCCTCGCCTATCTGCGCGACAAATTCCTGCGCGTATCGACCGAGCGGATCGTGTCAGGCCCCGGCCTCAACAATATCTACAAGGCGATGGCAACCATCGGCCATGAACGGGTCATATTGATGGAGGATGCCGAACTGTGGCAGGCCGCCATCGACGGCACGGACGAATTTGCACGCGCGGCGTTCGAACGCTTCTGCATGTCCTATGGCTCGGTCGCGGGCGATCTGGCGCTGGCGCAGGGGCCGCACTCGGTGGTGCTGGCTGGCGGCCTGACCCAGCGGATGCGCGAATGGCTGCCGCACAGCGGATTCCATCAGCGCTTCACCGCCAAGGGGCGGTTCGAAAGCCTGATGAAGTCCGTACCGATCCGCCTGGCCCTGCATGATGAAATCGGGCTGTACGGCGCCACCGCAGCCTTTCGGGAGAAGAAAACATGTTCTTGA
- a CDS encoding gamma carbonic anhydrase family protein, translating into MTDHPEATILPFNGKTPKIHPSAFIAPGCRIIGDVEIGPDVSIWYNCVIRADVNFIHIGARTNIQDGTVVHCDSPGDHIDGRPSEGWPTIIGEDVLIGHMAMVHGCVLKDRAFVGLGAIVMSGCTVESDAMLAAGALLSPGKTVPHRQLWAGRPAKYMRDLSDEVVVDMREGVEHYVHNGKAHKGAVKAAFSHG; encoded by the coding sequence ATGACCGATCATCCCGAAGCCACTATCCTGCCCTTCAACGGCAAGACCCCGAAAATCCACCCCAGCGCCTTCATCGCGCCGGGTTGCCGGATCATTGGGGATGTGGAGATCGGCCCCGATGTGAGCATCTGGTATAATTGCGTGATCCGGGCGGACGTGAACTTCATCCACATCGGCGCGCGCACCAATATTCAGGACGGTACGGTCGTCCATTGCGACAGCCCCGGCGACCATATTGATGGCCGCCCGTCCGAGGGCTGGCCCACGATCATCGGTGAGGATGTGCTGATCGGCCATATGGCGATGGTCCATGGTTGCGTGCTGAAGGACCGCGCCTTCGTGGGCCTGGGCGCCATCGTCATGAGCGGCTGCACGGTGGAAAGCGACGCCATGCTCGCTGCGGGCGCGCTGCTGTCACCGGGGAAGACGGTGCCTCACCGCCAGCTCTGGGCGGGCCGCCCCGCCAAATATATGCGCGATCTGTCGGACGAGGTGGTGGTCGACATGCGCGAAGGCGTCGAACATTATGTCCATAATGGGAAAGCGCATAAGGGAGCGGTCAAGGCCGCGTTTTCGCACGGTTGA
- the zwf gene encoding glucose-6-phosphate dehydrogenase, with translation MTEPSATFLLFGATGDLAHRMIFPSLYNLLADGLLPDDFMIVASGRSDFTDEQFRSDIDKALRKFLAADRYETEMAGRLCGMIVYQPVEAGNADQFQALAKRLDGRLDKGVSVYLSTPPSLFAPTAQGLAEAGIITPRTRIAMEKPIGKDLASSREVNDGIGALFAEDQIFRVDHYLGKETVQNLLALRFGNVMFEPLWNATAIDHVQITVGETVGLEGRVSYYDGVGALRDMVQNHVLQILSIIAMEPPARMDPTAVRDEKVKALRSLRPMTAETVKTHSVRGQYTPGAVQGQIVTGYADELGKPSETETFVALKAFIDNWRWQGVPFYLRTGKRMPARQSEIIIQFKPVRHSIFGRNGHGSGLEPNTMIIRLQPEEYIRLLIMTKRPGLEREVRLEEVTLDVSLTAAFAGQRRRIAYERLILDLLAGDATLFVRRDEVEAQWTWIDSIIDGWKDAGVKPSPYSSGNWGPSSAIALIERDGASWND, from the coding sequence TTGACCGAGCCGTCTGCTACCTTCCTGTTGTTTGGCGCCACGGGCGACCTAGCGCACAGGATGATCTTCCCCTCGCTCTACAATCTGCTGGCCGATGGGTTGTTGCCCGACGATTTCATGATCGTCGCGTCGGGCCGCTCCGATTTCACGGACGAGCAGTTCCGCAGCGATATCGACAAGGCGCTCAGGAAATTCCTGGCCGCCGACCGCTATGAGACGGAGATGGCCGGCAGGCTCTGCGGCATGATCGTCTATCAGCCGGTCGAAGCAGGCAATGCCGATCAGTTCCAGGCGCTGGCAAAGCGACTGGACGGCCGGCTGGACAAGGGTGTGTCCGTCTATCTGTCGACGCCTCCTTCCCTCTTCGCGCCGACCGCTCAGGGGCTGGCCGAAGCTGGCATCATCACGCCCCGGACGCGAATCGCGATGGAAAAGCCCATCGGCAAGGATCTGGCATCGTCCAGAGAGGTCAATGACGGCATCGGCGCTCTGTTCGCCGAGGACCAGATTTTCCGTGTCGACCATTATCTGGGCAAGGAAACGGTCCAGAACCTGCTCGCCCTGCGGTTCGGCAATGTGATGTTCGAGCCGCTGTGGAACGCCACCGCCATCGACCATGTGCAGATCACCGTGGGCGAGACGGTGGGGCTGGAGGGCCGCGTCTCCTATTATGACGGCGTCGGCGCGCTGCGCGACATGGTGCAGAATCACGTCCTCCAGATTCTGTCGATCATCGCGATGGAGCCTCCCGCGCGCATGGACCCGACAGCGGTGCGCGACGAGAAGGTCAAGGCGCTGCGTTCGCTGCGGCCGATGACCGCCGAAACCGTCAAGACCCATAGCGTGCGCGGCCAATATACGCCGGGCGCGGTGCAGGGGCAGATCGTCACCGGCTATGCCGACGAACTGGGCAAGCCTTCCGAAACCGAGACGTTCGTGGCGCTGAAGGCGTTTATCGACAATTGGCGATGGCAGGGCGTGCCCTTCTATCTGCGCACCGGCAAGCGCATGCCTGCGCGGCAATCGGAAATCATCATCCAGTTCAAGCCCGTGCGCCATTCGATTTTCGGCCGCAACGGCCATGGCTCAGGGCTGGAGCCCAATACGATGATCATCCGGTTGCAGCCGGAGGAATATATCCGCCTGCTCATCATGACCAAAAGGCCGGGGCTGGAGCGCGAGGTTCGTCTGGAGGAAGTGACGCTGGACGTGTCGCTGACCGCCGCCTTTGCCGGGCAGCGCCGCCGCATTGCCTATGAGCGGCTGATACTGGACCTGCTGGCCGGGGACGCCACGCTGTTCGTGCGCCGTGATGAGGTCGAGGCGCAATGGACTTGGATCGATTCGATCATCGACGGGTGGAAGGACGCAGGCGTGAAGCCTTCGCCCTATTCTTCGGGGAACTGGGGACCGTCTTCAGCGATTGCCCTAATCGAACGTGACGGAGCAAGCTGGAATGACTGA
- a CDS encoding aminotransferase class I/II-fold pyridoxal phosphate-dependent enzyme, protein MIAQIDPFHAIAISREAHQLEAEGRSILHMEFGQPSTGAPSAAIAQAHAVLDHDPMGYWESTALKERIALHYREHYGVTVEAEQILLTCGASPGLVLALTSLFAPGARVATARPGYVAYRNTLKALYLEPLEVDCGPAERYQISAAALEALEPAPDGAIIASPANPTGTIIPAEEMARIADVCRARGIRIVSDEIYHGLSYGDPARSMLEFAPDAVIVNSFSKYFSMAGWRLGWVVFPPELIDTARARMGNLFLTPPSLAQHAGLKAFDCVDELEGHVATYRRNRELLLAALPALGLKEIAPPDGAFYIYADVGHLTHDSLSFCQKLLRETGVATAPGIDFDPVDGHRHIRFSFAVSTDRVEDAIGRMIPWFKAQAVTATN, encoded by the coding sequence ATGATAGCCCAGATAGACCCCTTCCACGCCATCGCCATCAGCCGGGAAGCGCACCAGCTTGAGGCCGAGGGGCGTTCGATCCTGCACATGGAGTTCGGCCAGCCTTCGACCGGGGCGCCCTCCGCCGCCATTGCGCAAGCGCATGCCGTGCTGGACCACGACCCCATGGGCTATTGGGAAAGCACAGCGCTGAAGGAACGGATCGCGCTGCATTATCGCGAACACTATGGCGTGACGGTGGAAGCGGAGCAGATTCTGCTGACCTGCGGGGCTTCGCCGGGGCTGGTGCTGGCGCTGACCAGCCTGTTCGCGCCGGGAGCAAGGGTCGCGACGGCGCGGCCCGGCTATGTCGCCTATCGGAACACGCTGAAGGCGCTGTATCTGGAACCGCTAGAGGTCGATTGCGGTCCGGCGGAACGCTATCAGATCAGCGCGGCGGCGCTGGAGGCGCTGGAACCCGCACCAGATGGAGCCATCATCGCCAGCCCGGCCAATCCCACCGGAACCATCATCCCTGCGGAGGAAATGGCGCGAATCGCTGACGTCTGCCGGGCGCGCGGCATCAGGATCGTGTCGGACGAAATCTATCATGGGCTGAGCTATGGCGATCCGGCGCGGTCGATGCTGGAATTCGCGCCGGACGCGGTGATCGTGAACAGCTTTTCCAAATATTTTTCCATGGCCGGATGGCGGCTGGGTTGGGTGGTCTTTCCGCCCGAGTTGATCGACACGGCGCGGGCGCGAATGGGCAATCTGTTCCTGACGCCGCCTTCCCTGGCGCAACATGCGGGTCTGAAGGCCTTCGATTGCGTCGATGAGTTGGAGGGGCATGTCGCGACCTATCGGCGGAACCGGGAATTGCTGCTCGCCGCCCTGCCAGCACTGGGCCTGAAGGAGATCGCGCCGCCGGACGGCGCCTTCTACATCTATGCGGATGTGGGTCATCTGACCCACGACAGCCTGTCCTTCTGTCAGAAGCTGCTGCGCGAAACCGGGGTGGCGACGGCGCCGGGGATCGATTTCGATCCGGTGGACGGACATCGGCATATCCGCTTCAGCTTTGCCGTGTCGACCGACCGGGTGGAGGATGCGATCGGGCGGATGATTCCCTGGTTCAAGGCGCAGGCCGTAACGGCGACGAATTGA
- the pgl gene encoding 6-phosphogluconolactonase: MPTEHLFIDGALAAADMARRITLILGEAIAARGVATIALSGGRSPRPVLEALSATALDWDKVIVTLVDERWVAPDHADSNERLVRETLLQGQAAAARFVPMKNGAADAHAGQAACEAALAALPWPLDIVLLGMGEDGHTASLFPAAKELAEGLSTEALTLAVTPPAAPHQRMTLSAKAILKSRHIFLQIGGAAKKAIYHKALAGEAMEELPIRVALCQHAVSVEVWISE, translated from the coding sequence ATGCCGACCGAACATCTTTTCATCGACGGCGCTCTGGCGGCGGCGGACATGGCGCGGCGGATCACCCTGATTCTGGGGGAAGCCATCGCGGCGCGTGGCGTGGCGACGATCGCGCTTTCGGGCGGACGGTCGCCACGGCCGGTGCTGGAAGCCCTGTCGGCCACGGCGCTCGATTGGGACAAGGTGATCGTGACGCTGGTCGATGAACGCTGGGTGGCGCCCGATCATGCCGACAGCAATGAACGGCTGGTCCGCGAAACGCTGCTTCAGGGGCAGGCCGCGGCGGCGCGGTTCGTGCCGATGAAGAATGGGGCAGCGGACGCCCATGCCGGTCAGGCTGCATGCGAGGCGGCCTTGGCTGCCCTGCCCTGGCCGCTCGACATCGTGCTGTTGGGCATGGGGGAGGATGGACATACGGCCTCGCTCTTCCCGGCGGCGAAGGAGTTGGCCGAGGGGCTTTCGACCGAAGCTTTGACACTAGCCGTGACGCCGCCGGCCGCACCGCACCAGCGCATGACGCTGAGCGCCAAGGCGATCCTCAAAAGCCGACATATATTCCTGCAGATCGGCGGAGCAGCGAAGAAGGCGATTTATCACAAAGCCTTGGCGGGCGAAGCAATGGAAGAACTGCCGATCCGGGTCGCCCTTTGCCAGCATGCAGTGTCGGTGGAGGTCTGGATTTCCGAATAA
- the eda gene encoding bifunctional 4-hydroxy-2-oxoglutarate aldolase/2-dehydro-3-deoxy-phosphogluconate aldolase has product MFLSVEQVMELAPVIPVLVVDRVEDALPIAQALVKGGLPALEVTLRTPAALDVIREMAKVEGAVVGAGTVLHPAQLDAAMEAGARFIVSPGLTEPLGKAAIAANIPFLPGTATAGDIMRGMDMGLSHFKFFPAETSGGLPALKALAAPLHRARFCPTGGITAENAPKWLAEPFVKCVGGSWVVPKGPVDPAKIEALAREAAALPR; this is encoded by the coding sequence ATGTTCTTGAGCGTTGAACAGGTGATGGAACTGGCTCCTGTGATCCCGGTGCTGGTGGTCGATCGGGTCGAGGACGCGCTGCCAATTGCCCAAGCACTCGTGAAGGGCGGCCTCCCCGCGCTGGAAGTGACGCTGCGCACGCCTGCGGCACTGGACGTGATCCGCGAAATGGCAAAGGTCGAGGGCGCCGTGGTCGGCGCCGGCACGGTCCTCCATCCGGCGCAACTGGACGCGGCAATGGAGGCAGGCGCGCGCTTCATCGTCAGCCCCGGCCTGACCGAACCACTGGGTAAGGCTGCGATCGCGGCGAACATCCCTTTCCTGCCCGGCACGGCCACGGCGGGCGACATCATGCGCGGCATGGACATGGGGCTGTCGCACTTCAAATTCTTCCCGGCGGAGACGTCCGGCGGCTTGCCCGCGCTCAAGGCTCTGGCGGCGCCGCTGCACAGGGCGCGTTTCTGCCCGACCGGCGGGATCACGGCGGAAAACGCACCCAAATGGCTGGCCGAACCCTTCGTCAAATGCGTGGGCGGTAGCTGGGTCGTGCCCAAGGGGCCGGTCGACCCGGCGAAGATCGAAGCCCTGGCACGGGAAGCCGCGGCGCTGCCCCGCTAA
- the edd gene encoding phosphogluconate dehydratase: MTDLHPVIARVTERITKRSAASRLKYLSLIERGRDAGTNRAQLSCGNLAHGFAASGEDKAVIRTGAAMNFGIVTAYNDMLSAHQPYGRYPEQIKIAAREVGCTAQVAGGVPAMCDGVTQGQAGMDLSLFSRDTIALGTAVALSHAMFEGALMLGICDKIVPGLLIGALRFGHLPTIFIPAGPMPSGLANKEKVRIRQLYAEGKVGKEELLESESASYHGAGTCTFYGTANSNQMMMEMMGLHMPAASFVHPGTKLRQELTRAAVHQLSRIGWDSEDYRPLGHCVNEKAIVNAIIGLMATGGSTNHAIHLPAMARAAGIHIDWTDFAEISDVVPLLARVYPNGSGDVNNFHAAGGISYVIRELLGNGLLHGDIPTVARQGLTDYGKEPVLENDALVWKDVPESRDEAILRPVSNPFSADGGMKLLSGNLGRCVMKVSAVDKERWTIEAPAAVFHDQDDVLRAFKASELERDVVVVVRFQGPKANGMPELHKLTPALGVLQDRGFRVALLTDGRMSGASGKVPAAIHLSPEALGGGPIGKLRDGDLVRVCAETGEVTALVDAATWDARDIPAAPPAPYDTGRELFALFRHHSDLAEAGASPILAAMETEV, encoded by the coding sequence ATGACTGATCTTCATCCGGTGATCGCCAGGGTCACCGAACGCATTACGAAGCGGAGCGCCGCTTCGCGCCTCAAATATCTGAGCCTGATCGAGCGCGGGCGGGATGCGGGGACCAACCGCGCCCAGCTTTCGTGCGGGAACCTTGCCCATGGCTTTGCCGCGAGCGGCGAAGACAAGGCTGTCATCCGCACCGGAGCGGCGATGAATTTCGGCATCGTCACCGCCTATAATGACATGCTTTCGGCGCATCAGCCCTATGGCCGCTACCCGGAACAGATCAAGATCGCAGCGCGGGAGGTCGGCTGCACCGCGCAGGTCGCGGGCGGCGTTCCGGCCATGTGCGACGGCGTGACGCAGGGGCAGGCGGGCATGGACCTGTCGCTCTTCTCCCGCGACACCATTGCGTTGGGGACGGCGGTTGCCCTCTCCCATGCGATGTTCGAAGGCGCGCTGATGCTGGGCATCTGCGACAAGATCGTGCCGGGCCTGCTGATCGGCGCGCTGCGGTTTGGGCATCTGCCGACCATCTTCATTCCCGCCGGGCCGATGCCCTCAGGCCTCGCCAACAAGGAGAAGGTGCGCATCCGCCAGCTCTATGCCGAGGGCAAGGTGGGCAAGGAGGAATTGCTGGAATCCGAAAGCGCCAGCTATCATGGCGCGGGAACCTGCACCTTCTATGGCACGGCCAATTCGAACCAGATGATGATGGAGATGATGGGGCTGCACATGCCCGCCGCCTCCTTCGTGCATCCGGGCACCAAATTGCGGCAGGAACTGACGCGGGCGGCGGTGCATCAATTGTCGCGCATCGGCTGGGACAGCGAGGATTATCGTCCCCTTGGCCATTGCGTGAATGAGAAGGCGATCGTCAACGCGATCATCGGCCTGATGGCGACCGGCGGGTCGACCAACCATGCGATCCATCTGCCCGCCATGGCGCGGGCGGCGGGCATCCATATCGACTGGACCGATTTTGCGGAGATTTCAGATGTCGTCCCGTTGCTGGCGCGGGTCTATCCCAATGGATCGGGCGATGTGAATAATTTCCATGCGGCGGGCGGCATCAGCTATGTGATCCGCGAACTGCTGGGCAACGGCCTGCTGCATGGCGACATTCCGACCGTCGCGCGCCAAGGCCTGACCGATTATGGCAAGGAGCCGGTGCTGGAGAATGACGCGCTGGTCTGGAAGGACGTGCCGGAATCGCGGGATGAAGCGATCCTGCGGCCGGTATCCAACCCCTTCAGCGCGGATGGGGGCATGAAGCTGCTGTCGGGCAATCTCGGCCGCTGCGTCATGAAGGTGAGCGCGGTCGACAAGGAGCGCTGGACCATCGAGGCCCCGGCAGCGGTCTTCCACGATCAGGACGATGTGCTGCGTGCCTTCAAGGCGAGCGAACTGGAGCGCGATGTCGTGGTCGTCGTGCGCTTTCAGGGGCCAAAAGCCAACGGCATGCCGGAGTTGCATAAGCTGACCCCGGCGCTGGGCGTTTTGCAGGATCGCGGCTTCCGCGTGGCGCTGCTCACCGATGGACGCATGTCGGGCGCTTCGGGCAAGGTGCCTGCGGCGATCCATCTGTCGCCCGAGGCCCTGGGCGGTGGCCCCATCGGCAAGCTGCGCGATGGCGATCTGGTGCGCGTCTGCGCGGAGACGGGTGAGGTCACGGCGCTGGTCGATGCGGCGACATGGGATGCGCGGGACATCCCGGCGGCGCCCCCTGCCCCCTATGATACCGGCCGCGAATTGTTCGCGCTGTTCCGGCACCATAGTGATCTGGCCGAGGCCGGCGCTTCGCCCATCCTCGCGGCGATGGAAACCGAAGTTTAA